A genomic segment from Gemmatimonadales bacterium encodes:
- a CDS encoding CocE/NonD family hydrolase C-terminal non-catalytic domain-containing protein, with protein sequence MANGTMRVYLTTERAGGAHRLGTALPAAATGTTQTTDPLPQATELSGLFSGRLDFVTNKKDFDFSVALFELTPQHRYLQLSSCRAPASYVGHLSRRRLLTGGAHERIVFTACG encoded by the coding sequence ATGGCCAACGGCACCATGCGCGTCTACCTGACGACGGAGCGCGCAGGCGGGGCCCATCGCCTGGGGACCGCGCTGCCCGCCGCGGCCACGGGCACAACGCAAACCACCGACCCTCTCCCACAGGCGACCGAGCTGAGCGGCCTGTTTTCGGGGCGGCTGGACTTTGTCACGAACAAGAAGGACTTCGACTTCAGCGTCGCGCTCTTCGAGCTGACGCCGCAGCACCGATACCTTCAGCTCTCGTCTTGCCGGGCGCCAGCGAGCTACGTCGGACATCTGAGTCGCCGTCGGCTCCTCACGGGCGGCGCGCATGAGCGCATCGTTTTTACAGCGTGCGGCTGA
- a CDS encoding ATP-binding cassette domain-containing protein, with protein sequence MIELIDVHKRFGSQVVLDGVNLVVREGETMALLGPSGTGKSVLLKHIIGLIRPDSGTVIVDDKDVGKLKRKELAALRSEIGYVFQNGALFDSMDVFENVRLGITDEDRYRDLDYSRARVAECLKLVNLSPDVMEKFPAELSGGMRKRVGIARAIAGSPKYLLYDEPTSGLDPVNADVIDDLVKRLSDGLGVTSVMVTHDVRGAFRTADRLALLTGGKIVQSGTQEEFLASDKPKVKEFLERDFPNATFAA encoded by the coding sequence ATGATCGAGCTGATCGACGTCCACAAGCGCTTCGGGAGCCAAGTGGTGCTGGACGGCGTGAACCTCGTGGTGCGCGAAGGCGAAACGATGGCGCTGCTCGGCCCCTCGGGCACGGGCAAGAGCGTGCTGCTCAAGCACATCATCGGGCTCATCCGGCCCGATTCGGGCACCGTGATCGTGGACGACAAGGACGTCGGCAAGCTCAAGCGGAAGGAGCTGGCCGCGCTCCGCTCCGAGATCGGCTACGTCTTCCAGAACGGCGCCCTCTTCGATTCCATGGACGTGTTCGAGAACGTGCGGCTCGGCATCACCGACGAGGATCGCTATCGCGATCTCGACTACAGCCGCGCGCGCGTGGCCGAGTGCCTCAAGCTGGTGAACCTCTCGCCCGACGTCATGGAGAAGTTTCCGGCCGAGTTGTCGGGCGGCATGCGGAAGCGGGTGGGGATCGCACGCGCGATCGCGGGGAGCCCCAAGTATCTCCTGTACGACGAGCCCACCTCAGGCCTCGACCCGGTGAACGCCGACGTGATCGATGATCTCGTGAAGCGCCTGAGCGATGGGCTCGGCGTCACCAGCGTAATGGTGACGCACGACGTGCGCGGCGCCTTCCGCACCGCCGACCGCCTGGCGCTGCTCACCGGCGGCAAGATCGTGCAGTCGGGCACGCAGGAGGAGTTTCTCGCCTCCGACAAGCCCAAGGTCAAGGAGTTCCTGGAGCGGGACTTCCCGAACGCCACCTTCGCCGCCTGA
- a CDS encoding ABC transporter permease gives MPAAETLDVRRYVGRWTLNAASHVGRVTLMLGDVVRSVNEWRIWVPRAMTEAWNIGVGSLFIVLLISGFAGAVTALQARYQFTGTIPIYYLAGVIVESIVLELGPVLTGLILAGRIGARYAAELGTMRVTEQIDALESLGRSPASHLILPRVAAGLVMIPALTVIADVMGIGSGWFSMRLVLPITNADFSYGARTFWRPFDATYSVLKAFFFAGSITVISCYMGFTTKQGAEGVGRATTGAVVSSSVLILLLDVVLTKLLLNQ, from the coding sequence ATGCCCGCCGCCGAAACCCTCGACGTCCGCCGCTACGTGGGTCGCTGGACGCTGAACGCGGCGTCGCACGTGGGGCGGGTGACGCTGATGCTCGGCGACGTGGTGCGAAGCGTCAACGAGTGGCGGATCTGGGTTCCGCGCGCCATGACCGAAGCGTGGAACATCGGGGTCGGCAGCCTGTTCATCGTGCTGCTCATCTCCGGCTTCGCTGGCGCGGTCACCGCGCTGCAGGCGCGCTACCAGTTCACCGGCACCATTCCCATCTACTATCTCGCGGGCGTCATCGTCGAATCCATCGTGCTGGAGCTCGGACCTGTGCTCACCGGCCTCATCCTCGCCGGGAGGATCGGCGCGCGCTACGCGGCCGAGCTCGGCACGATGCGCGTCACCGAGCAGATCGACGCGCTCGAGAGCCTCGGCCGCTCGCCGGCGTCGCATCTCATCCTGCCGCGCGTGGCCGCCGGGCTCGTCATGATCCCCGCGCTCACGGTGATCGCGGACGTGATGGGCATCGGCTCGGGGTGGTTCTCGATGCGGCTCGTGCTGCCCATCACCAACGCCGACTTCAGCTACGGCGCGCGTACCTTCTGGCGGCCGTTCGACGCCACCTACTCGGTGCTCAAGGCGTTCTTCTTTGCGGGCTCGATCACCGTCATCTCCTGCTACATGGGGTTCACCACCAAGCAGGGCGCCGAAGGCGTGGGCCGGGCCACGACGGGCGCCGTGGTGAGCAGCTCGGTGCTGATCCTGCTGCTCGACGTCGTGCTCACCAAGCTGCTGCTCAACCAATGA
- a CDS encoding DUF4397 domain-containing protein, which produces MGRLRTIVATLAAGLAVAACNDSTNPAANSAQLRVVQAVPASPTLDVLLDGGVLVQDLAAGSFVPYRLVTAGARKVDVTTSDGTPVASTTATLLDQSSYTLLIAGTVGAVDVKLFTDDIQLPPTDKTKLHVVQASPAEGTVDVYVTAPGADLTTATPTFAGVTFETSTDTRIIPAGSYQVRVTPAGSKIADIDAGTLMFNSGQVQTVFVVDKTGGGKPGTVAVVLDNF; this is translated from the coding sequence ATGGGAAGACTTCGAACGATTGTGGCGACGCTCGCGGCCGGTCTCGCCGTGGCCGCGTGCAACGACAGCACCAATCCCGCGGCCAACAGCGCGCAGCTCCGGGTGGTGCAGGCCGTGCCCGCTTCGCCGACGCTCGACGTGCTGCTCGACGGCGGCGTGCTGGTGCAGGACCTGGCGGCCGGCTCGTTCGTGCCCTACCGCCTGGTGACGGCCGGCGCGCGCAAGGTGGACGTGACGACGAGCGACGGCACCCCGGTGGCCAGCACGACGGCCACGCTGCTCGACCAGTCGAGCTACACCCTGCTCATCGCGGGCACGGTGGGCGCGGTGGACGTGAAGCTGTTCACCGACGACATCCAGCTCCCACCGACCGACAAGACCAAGCTGCACGTGGTGCAGGCGTCACCGGCGGAAGGCACCGTGGACGTCTATGTCACGGCTCCCGGCGCCGACCTCACCACGGCGACGCCGACGTTTGCCGGGGTGACGTTCGAGACGTCGACGGATACCCGGATCATTCCGGCCGGGAGTTACCAGGTGCGGGTGACGCCGGCGGGATCGAAGATCGCGGACATCGATGCGGGGACCCTGATGTTCAACTCGGGGCAGGTGCAGACGGTGTTCGTCGTTGACAAGACCGGGGGCGGCAAGCCGGGAACCGTCGCGGTGGTGCTGGACAACTTCTGA
- a CDS encoding DUF2238 domain-containing protein: MGEGDEALRSRRRYEVALLALVLLVLAWSAAAPKDRFTWLLEVFPVLIGLPIVVATHARFPLTPLAYGLLAVHACILMVGGRYTYAQVPLGFWMERGLGLARNDYDRIGHFAQGFVPAIVVREVLWRTSPLRKSRWLPFLVLCVCLAISASYELFEWGTAMATGTAADAFLGTQGDPWDTQWDMFTALVGAAAALAALSRVHDRQLARIAR; this comes from the coding sequence ATGGGTGAAGGGGACGAGGCGCTCCGCTCGCGCCGACGGTACGAGGTGGCGCTCCTTGCCCTTGTCCTTCTCGTGCTCGCGTGGAGCGCGGCCGCGCCGAAGGATCGCTTCACCTGGCTGCTCGAGGTGTTTCCGGTGTTGATCGGGCTTCCCATCGTGGTCGCGACGCATGCGCGGTTTCCCCTGACGCCGCTCGCGTACGGCCTGCTCGCGGTACATGCCTGCATTCTGATGGTGGGGGGACGGTACACCTACGCCCAAGTGCCGCTCGGCTTCTGGATGGAGCGGGGGCTCGGGTTGGCGCGGAACGACTACGACCGCATCGGCCACTTCGCGCAGGGGTTCGTGCCGGCGATCGTCGTGCGCGAGGTGCTCTGGCGGACGTCCCCGCTCCGGAAGAGCCGCTGGCTTCCGTTCCTCGTGCTGTGCGTCTGCCTGGCGATCAGCGCGTCGTACGAATTGTTCGAGTGGGGCACCGCCATGGCGACCGGAACCGCGGCCGACGCGTTCCTCGGCACGCAGGGCGATCCGTGGGACACGCAGTGGGACATGTTCACCGCGCTCGTGGGCGCGGCGGCGGCGCTCGCGGCGCTGTCGCGGGTGCACGATCGCCAGCTCGCGCGGATCGCGCGCTGA
- the rnz gene encoding ribonuclease Z translates to MLSATFLGTGAAVPSIERNVAGIAVQREGETLLLDCGEGTQRQMMRYGVSFAFREVFFTHYHADHILGITGLLRTLGLQDRTAPVILYGPRGAGRILGAAIGLGIERNRFPVEIVEVRAGDRLAREEYDIVVFPTEHRAETVGYALAEHERRGRFDPARARELGVPEGPLWGRLHRGQTVELPDGRSVGAAELVGPPRRGRTLVYTGDTRPCVTVVEAARGADLLIHEATFAGDERARAEETGHSTAAEAAEVARQAGVRRLVLTHISPRYNWDASELVAEAKAVFPAATVARDGLTIEVPFADAPADGASVDAASADG, encoded by the coding sequence ATGCTCTCCGCCACCTTCCTGGGCACCGGCGCCGCCGTTCCCAGCATCGAGCGCAACGTCGCCGGCATCGCGGTGCAGCGCGAAGGGGAGACGCTGCTGCTCGATTGCGGAGAAGGCACGCAACGGCAGATGATGCGCTACGGCGTGAGCTTCGCCTTCCGCGAAGTGTTCTTCACCCACTATCACGCGGACCACATACTGGGCATCACCGGGCTGCTCCGCACACTCGGGCTGCAGGACCGGACGGCGCCCGTCATTCTCTATGGGCCGCGCGGCGCAGGCCGGATTCTCGGCGCGGCGATCGGGCTCGGCATCGAGCGAAACAGGTTTCCGGTGGAGATCGTCGAGGTCAGGGCCGGGGACCGGCTCGCCCGCGAGGAGTATGACATCGTCGTGTTTCCGACGGAGCACCGCGCGGAAACCGTGGGCTACGCGCTCGCCGAGCACGAGCGGCGCGGGCGGTTCGACCCGGCGCGCGCGCGCGAGCTGGGCGTGCCCGAAGGCCCGCTGTGGGGACGACTGCACCGGGGCCAGACGGTGGAGCTGCCCGACGGCCGTTCGGTAGGGGCCGCCGAATTGGTGGGTCCGCCCAGGCGAGGGCGCACGCTGGTGTACACGGGAGACACGCGGCCCTGCGTCACCGTGGTCGAAGCGGCGCGCGGCGCCGATCTCCTGATCCACGAGGCGACGTTCGCCGGCGACGAGCGGGCCCGCGCGGAGGAGACCGGGCACTCGACCGCCGCGGAGGCCGCCGAGGTGGCGCGGCAAGCCGGAGTGCGGCGGCTCGTGCTCACCCACATCAGCCCGCGCTACAACTGGGACGCGAGCGAGCTGGTGGCCGAGGCGAAGGCGGTGTTTCCGGCGGCGACTGTCGCGCGGGACGGGCTCACGATCGAGGTGCCGTTTGCCGACGCACCGGCAGACGGCGCGTCGGTCGACGCGGCATCCGCCGATGGGTGA
- a CDS encoding MlaD family protein → MDLSYKQDVSVGGLVILAIVLFVVGTTWLSGKSVLGPRGDLWHIRFSDIGNLKQSSPVKVSGVSVGKVEQIRLEAPGKVLVGVSLADRIVPKTDARAEIVAVGFVGDAAIVLHPGKAPQPLPREQVIAGTQAVGLSDRAEQLSSRADSVLIGLEQVANKETADELRQTLRQLQKTMATADRAMQRVTDPKSGTVAELERTMASFRQLSTRLDSTLANPALARTLRRADSLTANVADLTEALGGASAQLDSLLAGVNAGRGTIGKFATDSGFYNDLRELSGSMKRLIGELEKNPGKLGVTVKVF, encoded by the coding sequence ATGGACCTGAGCTACAAGCAGGACGTCAGCGTGGGCGGACTCGTCATTCTCGCAATCGTTCTCTTCGTGGTCGGGACCACGTGGCTCAGCGGCAAATCGGTGCTGGGCCCGCGTGGCGACCTCTGGCACATCCGGTTCAGCGACATCGGTAACCTGAAGCAGAGCTCGCCGGTGAAGGTGTCCGGCGTGTCGGTCGGGAAGGTGGAGCAGATCCGGCTCGAAGCGCCGGGCAAGGTGCTGGTGGGTGTAAGCCTCGCCGACCGGATCGTGCCCAAGACCGACGCGCGCGCCGAGATCGTGGCGGTCGGGTTCGTGGGCGACGCGGCTATCGTACTGCACCCGGGCAAGGCGCCGCAACCGCTTCCGCGCGAGCAGGTGATCGCCGGGACCCAGGCGGTGGGCCTGAGCGACCGCGCCGAGCAACTGAGCAGCCGGGCGGACAGCGTGTTGATCGGCCTGGAGCAGGTGGCGAACAAGGAGACTGCGGACGAGTTGCGCCAGACGCTGCGTCAGCTGCAGAAGACGATGGCGACGGCCGACCGCGCCATGCAGCGGGTGACCGATCCCAAGAGCGGCACGGTGGCCGAGCTGGAGCGGACGATGGCGTCGTTCCGGCAATTGAGCACCCGGCTCGACAGCACGCTCGCGAATCCGGCGCTCGCGCGTACGCTGCGCCGCGCCGACTCGCTCACCGCCAACGTGGCCGACCTGACCGAAGCCCTCGGCGGGGCGAGCGCGCAGCTCGACTCGCTCCTCGCCGGCGTCAACGCTGGCCGGGGGACGATCGGCAAGTTTGCCACCGATAGCGGCTTTTACAACGATCTGAGGGAGCTCTCGGGGTCGATGAAGCGGTTGATAGGGGAGCTGGAGAAGAATCCCGGGAAGCTGGGGGTTACGGTGAAGGTGTTTTAG